The Triticum urartu cultivar G1812 chromosome 5, Tu2.1, whole genome shotgun sequence genome contains the following window.
GCCGGTGTGCGTATGTGTGTTCATAGAGGTAAGTATATGCGCatatatatgagcgcttgtgtacTGGTGTTAAAAAAAAGACTTCTCTATCGATCGGGTGCCAAGTTGCATGCACTTTGCATGTTATAATAAGCTAGTACTATGTACGCAGTAAGCTTTCTCATTGGCGCAAACAAATTAACATCCTTTCAGAGTAAGCTGCTGCTGTGAAGAAGATTCCTCAAGATCCGCTGTGTGGCGGGAGAAGTCCGACCAAGCAACTTCATCTAGTACTTAGCTCCCAGGCCACCAAGCGCTTCCTATATATACAACGCATATGCACGACACAAGGAACAAGATCCATACAAGTATAGAACTAGGCAGAGAAGCAGCAGCAAGCAAGACGTAGAACGATGGTGGCCAAGGCGAAGATGAGCGCCATGGAGTTGGAGATGGAGAAGGTGATGAGCGACGGGGAGGTGGTGCTCGGCGGCGCCGGGGACGAGGAGGACGACGTGGTGCTGCCGGGGTACCGGTTCCACCCCACCGACGAGGAGCTGGTCACCTTCTACCTCCGCCGCAAGGTGGCCAGGAAGTCGCTCCGCATCGAGGTCATCCGGGAGATGGACATCTACAAGCACGACCCATGGGATCTCCCCAGTAAGCTCCTTCTCTCCATGCATCATCGTGCGCCGTGCAATTTCTTTTCTGGGACAAAGACTTTCTATCTGACTTGCAAATTACGCAGAGGCGAGCACGGTTGGTGGGGAGAAAGAGTGGTACTTCTTCTGCCTCAGGGGGAGGAAGTACCGGAACAGCATCCGGCCCAACCGGGTCACAAGCTCCGGCTTCTGGAAGGCCACGGGCATCGACCGGCCCATCTACTCCGCCGGCGGCTCCGGCTCCGGCGTGTCCGTTGGGCTGAAGAAATCCCTCGTCTACTACCGCGGCAGTGCTGGCAAGGGCACCAAGACCGACTGGATGATGCACGAGTTCCGCCTACCGCCGGCCGCGGCCACCAACGCCTCCCCGAGCATGCAGGAAGCGGTAAGTGGTCCACGCGTGCATTCCATTTCCACACAAAAATCACGGTGCGGACACCTGTGATGTGGTGCGGTGTGAGTGTAAGATTGACCCTCTGACGTGTGACCTGAAAATGCAGGAGGTGTGGAccatctgcaggatcttcaggaGGACCATCACCTACCGGAAGCAGCAGCAGccgtggaggccggcgcccgcGCCGTCCGCCGCCGACTCGAGCTCCAACACGGGGAGCTTTCAGTCGTCCGAGGCCAGCGACGAATACATGAACTGCCTGCAGGCTCCGGCACCCGCCGCTCCGTACATCccccagcagcagcagcagcaccagTACGTCAGTCAGACGAGCACGGTGGACAGCGGCAATTTCCTCTACGAGGACAACATGCACAACCAGCAGTTCCAGGGGGAATGGAACGCCGCACCCGCCGCGCCGGTGCCGGAGCAGAAACAGCAGAATCCATTGTCGACGGCCGTCGCCCTCCACCAGAATGACCATAGCCACGCCGTCGCCGCGAACGATTTCTACAAGGTCGAGGGGTACTTGGAGGAGATCGCTAGGATGTTGGAGGTCACCGATTCGGCAGGGCTTTACGACTACAGATCATAATGTTGATCAGCAGTAAACTCTTCGGCTCCGTAGGATCCCACGAGTTCGCCGACGGGCCGGTCACTCCTGCCGCCTCGATGGCCGCCGTTGCGCCCGGCGGCTTCGGTAACACTCGGCTGCTTCGGAAACTGAAAGGGACGGCGGAACAGCGACAGTGTCTGGAAACCGACGATGGCGACAAGCGACCGGGTAGTACTCGGCTTCTACCTTCTGTGGTGCCTGTGGATTGGTTGAATCGGGTCATCGGAAGGTCTTGAAATGGAGTAGTGTGGTCTCGGGTTGTCCGGGGAAGCAGCAGTCTTCATTGCTGGGCTCATGTACCTGATTAGTTGGGTCCATCTTGTCCTTGTTAACATGTAACAATGTCACTGATATCATAGCTAGTCCTGTACAATTGAAATGATGTAGGTAAGATTGTTTTTTGAGTTAGAGCAAACTATAATAAGGGGCTCCTCGAAAGCCTAGATTTGAGGAGCAAAAATGAGTTTTTATGGAGTTAAGCACTAGCTGGCAGATACCCTAAAACCAACTTTACTAAAAAAGTATAAGTTTGGCTCCCTAAAAATCTTCCCCAAATGACTATATTCGGTCCAACTAGCAACCCTAGAGCAAGAGTAGGGAGACAGCCGCGCAGCCCCTGTGCCATGATGCCACCATCGGAACTCACGCCGCTGGTGGTCCGCTGCTCCGATGAACGAAAAAATGAAATCCCACACCGCCCTGCTACTCCGGCGACCCTTGTCGGCGCTGAAATCCCGCCGACAACGAAGAATTTCACGATTCGCCTGTGGAGCCATGGTCGGAAGCGGGGAAGACAATTCGTGTAGCTGTGTGTGTTCTATGCCCCCAGGTGTGCGTGCATGTGCGTGTTGTGTCATCGCGATCTACCAAGTACGGGTGCCCCTCTGCTGAGAGTCCCTTCTTCCCCTTGCGCCACCGCAAGCTACCCACTGGGCGGCCCTGGGGTGCGCCTGGACGGCTGTCTCACACGGACGGAGCGACAGGCTCGGTCCCTCTTCCTCTCATGCTTCCATACCGGCGGATCCGAGGAGTGTGGCCTCCATGCTCTAAGGTCGACGCAAGATATGCGTCCGGGTGGCGgcaggggaggaggaggagaatgAAGGTAGTGGTGGTGTTCACGGAGTCCGAGATGACGTGCATCGCGTGTAGTTTCGCCGACATGGCTTTCCTCGCCAACGCAATCTACGTGCTCAATGAATTGCGTGAACCAAATGTATACTTTAGGAACGTAGGTTTTAGGGGATCTGCTAGCTGCAGTACGGGATTTCCCTAAAAAGCAAAGTGGGATAGGGTGCAATTTTGGTAGTTCTAGTATAGGGGATCTGCTAGAGATGCCCTTATAGCCTGCTTACATCACTTCTGCTTATGTGAAGGGGGAAGATATGAAAAAAATGAGGgcagtgggctctcatgcaaaaGCCTAGTTTTACATGTCCTCCTACGAAGAAAAAGAAAACGAGTAGATTGATACATGTACTAGTCTAATTGTCAACCTTATAGTCCGCCTTGCTATATGGGTGACTACAGATGATGCTATAGATAACATGGTAGACTAGTAGTCATGCTCTTACATAGATACGCTGAAAATATGAATGTGGCATTGTAAACCAGAGCTACCCCTTGCTGCTTCAGAGAGCATGCTGCACATGGACAAGATAAAGGAGCCAATGGTAGCCAACTATCTTCATGATGGCAGCAACCATTATATCACTTCCAAGATGAACGATGCCAAGGACATGCTCATGGGAAGGGGAAGTCTGGGTCCATTTTTTAGCCTGTGCAAATCTAGATGAAGTTATTTTGATCTGGATAGAGTTATTTTGCATTGATTGTGAtgaggtagtgatttgcttttcATCGACATTTTTTTGTGCTAATATGATACATCTGAGCAAAGATAAGTTAATTATCTGGATGAACTATGTTGCCCAGTTATTATGCTACTCTATTATTACTGCATTGTACGCCATACGAACGATATGTGATCAGATCATGTCGTCGGATGCATCCTTTAGGCGGTATTGGTCGGCCCCCGTTTGTGTCATGACAATATATTCTATCCCGTTAGGATTGGATTAGCCTAACATAAGAACACGATGTGTTTCACTGGAATCTAATTGTGAATGGGTCCTTCCTTCAATGTTGATTGTAACCATGCACTCTCGCATTCAGACATTCCAGTGGACAATAAAAAAAGGAAACGAAGATACCCACTAAGAGTTCAGATTTTCATGTGGCATCATCGAAGGGGGTTGTGCTAACTGCTAACTAAAGACAACCACACTTGCGGCAAGTTGCAAGGAAGCACGAAGTGTGGCTTTTTTACTTTTGAGAAAGGAGGCCTGGGCCCGGCATTAAATTAATGACACCCTGATAAGTAGGAAACAACAAAGATACAAGGTACAAGATGCTGAAAGATGATATTACAAGACACCTAACAAATAAGAAAACAAAAGAGTAAGCAATACACACAACTTGATTGTCAGATATCCTCATCCACCAACGCAAAAATGGATCTCCGATGATTTTGTTGTCCAAAGAGCAACCTCTAGCAAAATCACGGATGTCAGGGCATCACCCTAATGGCAGCTAGTTCATGAGAGCATTAGCTTCAACAACCCAAAGATTTCGAGCACAACTCTAATAGTTATGTA
Protein-coding sequences here:
- the LOC125506035 gene encoding transcription factor JUNGBRUNNEN 1-like; this translates as MVAKAKMSAMELEMEKVMSDGEVVLGGAGDEEDDVVLPGYRFHPTDEELVTFYLRRKVARKSLRIEVIREMDIYKHDPWDLPKASTVGGEKEWYFFCLRGRKYRNSIRPNRVTSSGFWKATGIDRPIYSAGGSGSGVSVGLKKSLVYYRGSAGKGTKTDWMMHEFRLPPAAATNASPSMQEAEVWTICRIFRRTITYRKQQQPWRPAPAPSAADSSSNTGSFQSSEASDEYMNCLQAPAPAAPYIPQQQQQHQYVSQTSTVDSGNFLYEDNMHNQQFQGEWNAAPAAPVPEQKQQNPLSTAVALHQNDHSHAVAANDFYKVEGYLEEIARMLEVTDSAGLYDYRS